GGCGGCACGGCCGGCACGGCGTTGATCACGGTGTACTGATGCCGGTCGCCCAGCCATTCGTCGTGGGCGGCCAGATAGGCCAGCATGCGCTTGGTATAGGAACTGCCGTCGACCGCGACCAAGATCTTCATTCGCTGCTCCGTGTGATTGAAGTCAGGACGCAGTCTGACACAGGCGCCGGCGCCGCGGCTTGACGGCCGTCAAGCGGTGAACACCTCGACGCAACGCTGCCCGTCATAGCCCAGCGCCTCGCCGCGCTTGCTGTGGCCGCGCGCGTTGCAGACCACGCGGCAGCCGTGCAGCCGGTAGTCGTGGCGGCAATGCAGATGGCCGTGGACCCAGAGCCGCGCGCCCGGCAGCAAGGCCTCGTCGTCGTTGCAGAAGCTGGCGGTGCCGGGCTGGCGGCCGTAGCGCGGGTCGGCGCTCTGGATGCTGGGACCGAAATGAGTGATCGCGACGGTGGCGTCCCAGTCCGGCCCGCTCTCGGGCGCGGCCAGGGTCTGCTCCAGCCAGGCGCGGCAGCGCAGCGCCTCCTCGCGCACCGCCAGCGCGTCGAAGGGCTGGCCGGCGCGGGTCGCGTTCATCACGCGCTGGAAATAGCTGCCCGCGCGCAGCGCGCGCTCGCGCTGGGTCGGGCCGAACAGGTCGAAGTCGCACCAGCGCGTGCTGCCGACGAAGCGCACGCGGCGGCCCTGCGCGTCCGTCAGCAGATGCACCGCGTCGTCCAGCATCACGAAGCCCAGCTTGGCGGCCAGTGCATGCAGGTCGGCGCGGGCCTGGTCGAAGTCGCGGTCGTCGTACTCATGGTTGCCGGGGACGTAGAGCAGCGGTACCGGCCAGTCGCGGAACAGCCGCAGGCCGTCCCAGCCGCTGTCCACATCGCCGGCCAGCACCAGCGCGTCGGCGCCGGGCGCCGGCTCGGGCGTGAAGCGCTCGGTTTCGAGATGAAGGTCGGAGATCAGCTGCAGTCGCACGTCGGTACTTGGGCTGTTGACTCAGCGGATGCCGCCGATCCGGCTTTGCCGGTCGGCCGGCATCGCCCCCTAGAGGGGGCGGCCGAAGGCCGTAGGGGGTGGGCTCAGTTACTGCCGTGGCACTGCTTGTACTTGCGGCCGGAGCCGCAGGGGCAGGGGTCGTTGCGGCCGACCTTGGGGCCTTCGCGGCGCAGGGTCTCGACCTTGTAGCGATGCTCCTCGGTCAGGTCGCGCAGGTCGGCCACGGTCACCACCAGCTCCTCGATCGCGTCGTCCAGGTCCTTCAGCGGATGCTCGCGGTCCAGGGTGGCGACGATCTCCTTCTCCTCCGGCGTCTCGGCCGGCAGATGGCGGTACAGGCGCGCCAGCGCGGCCATCACCGCGTCGTCCGGCATCTCCGAGAGCTCGGGGAAGCACAGGCAGGCATGCTGGAATCCGGCCACCCAGGGCAGCAGGGCGCGCGAGATCGGGGTCATCGCGGCGTAGACCGGATCCTCTTCCTCGCCGGCCGCCGGCTCGGTGTTGCTCGGGTCGTCCATGTCCAGCACGACCGGGTCGAACCAGCCGTTCTCGACCATCGCACGGTTCAGCGCCTTGTAGCGGCGCTCGACCAGGGCCTGGATGCGCGCATGCCAGACCGGGTCGGCCGCGTCGGGCAACTGGCCGCCGTCGTAGTCGAAGATATTGGGCAGCCATTCGTCGATCTCGATCTGGCGCGGCTGCACCAGCACGCCGCACAGATAGCCGTCCAGCATCGAGGCGTCCAGCGCCTGCAGCGGCGCGGGCGTGGTGGCGAGGAGTTCGTCGAGTTCGGCGAACTCGGCATCGGTCAGGTCGGTGTTCGGGGTGCTCATGCCGCGATTGTCGCCGTTGTGGCCGCCCGCGCGGCCTGGATCAGGCGCTCGCGCATCCAGCGCATCGCGCTGCGGCCATCGTTACGCAGGTGCCAGAGCATGTCCACATGCACCCGCGCCAGCGGCATCGGCAGCGGCCGCTCGACCAGCTGGCCCTTGTAGCCGGTGGCCTCGACGAAGGAGGCCGGCAGCACGGTCAGCAGGTCCGAATGGGTGACGATGCGGCCGGCGGTGAAGAACTGGTTGACCGTCAGCATGATGCGGCGCGAGCGGCCCAGCGCGGCCAGCGCCTCGTCGGTGAAGCCATGCGGCCGGCCCGAGAAGCTGACCAGCAGGTGGTGCGCGGCGCAGTAGCGGTCCAGGTCCAGCTCGACATCGGCCAGCGGATGGCCCAGGCGCATCACGCAGACATATTCGCTCTCGTAGAGCCGGTGCTGGCGGATCGTCGCCATCGTGCCCAGCGACTGCAGCGCCGCCACCGCCTGCGGGAAGTAGCCCAGCGCGAAGTCCGCCTCGCCCTGCTCCAGCAGCGCGCGCGGGTCGCGTGTGGTCAGCGGCAGCACATGCACATTGGCCAGGGCCTGCACCGCCTCCATCTGCACCACCAGGTGCGGTAGCAGCAGCGCCGCGGTGGAGTCGGCCATCGCCAGGCGGAAGGTGTAGTCGTTCTCGGCCGGTCGAAAGTCGCCCGGGTCCAGCACGCCGCGCAGCCGGTCCAGCGCCGCGCGCACCTCGGGCCACATGCCCTCGGCCCGCGAGGTCGGCTTCATGCCGAAGGCCTGGCGCACGAACAGCTCCTCGCCCAGCGCCTCGCGCAGGCGCTTCAGCGCATGGCTGACGGCCGGCTGGGTCATTGCCAGGCGCTCGGCGGCGCGAGTCAGGCTGCGTTCGGCCATCACAGCATCGAACACCTTCAGCAGGTTCAGGTCCAGATTGCGGAAATTCATCACGAACCGCCTATGTTATGCGCCGTATTTATATATCCAATGCAAAGGATTCATTTGCGATGTGCCTAGGGTTTACCCCAAAATTCGTTCCGTCGGCTCCAAAAGAGCTTCCAAAACAAACCACCAGGAAACCTAGCCATGAGCGTCGCCTCCCAAACTTTCGGTCTGCCCCTGTCCCGTTCGATCGCCCACGGCGGTTCGTTCACCGCCATCGGCGCCCGCCTCTGGATGCGTCTGATCGACAGCGTCAAGACCCATTACGCGCTGGCCGCCGAGCGCCGCGCCGAGCGCGAACTGCTGGCCCTGGCCGCCCAGTACGAATCCAGCATGCCCTCGTTCGCGGCCGAA
This genomic stretch from Roseateles sp. DAIF2 harbors:
- a CDS encoding metallophosphoesterase, translated to MRLQLISDLHLETERFTPEPAPGADALVLAGDVDSGWDGLRLFRDWPVPLLYVPGNHEYDDRDFDQARADLHALAAKLGFVMLDDAVHLLTDAQGRRVRFVGSTRWCDFDLFGPTQRERALRAGSYFQRVMNATRAGQPFDALAVREEALRCRAWLEQTLAAPESGPDWDATVAITHFGPSIQSADPRYGRQPGTASFCNDDEALLPGARLWVHGHLHCRHDYRLHGCRVVCNARGHSKRGEALGYDGQRCVEVFTA
- a CDS encoding UPF0149 family protein, with the translated sequence MSTPNTDLTDAEFAELDELLATTPAPLQALDASMLDGYLCGVLVQPRQIEIDEWLPNIFDYDGGQLPDAADPVWHARIQALVERRYKALNRAMVENGWFDPVVLDMDDPSNTEPAAGEEEDPVYAAMTPISRALLPWVAGFQHACLCFPELSEMPDDAVMAALARLYRHLPAETPEEKEIVATLDREHPLKDLDDAIEELVVTVADLRDLTEEHRYKVETLRREGPKVGRNDPCPCGSGRKYKQCHGSN
- a CDS encoding LysR family transcriptional regulator, translated to MNFRNLDLNLLKVFDAVMAERSLTRAAERLAMTQPAVSHALKRLREALGEELFVRQAFGMKPTSRAEGMWPEVRAALDRLRGVLDPGDFRPAENDYTFRLAMADSTAALLLPHLVVQMEAVQALANVHVLPLTTRDPRALLEQGEADFALGYFPQAVAALQSLGTMATIRQHRLYESEYVCVMRLGHPLADVELDLDRYCAAHHLLVSFSGRPHGFTDEALAALGRSRRIMLTVNQFFTAGRIVTHSDLLTVLPASFVEATGYKGQLVERPLPMPLARVHVDMLWHLRNDGRSAMRWMRERLIQAARAATTATIAA